Proteins encoded by one window of Streptomyces sp. NBC_01571:
- a CDS encoding LacI family DNA-binding transcriptional regulator: MTVTLADVAARAQVSPATVSRVLNGNYPVAASTRERVLRAVDDLDYVLNGPASSLAAATSDLVGILVNDIADPFFGIMAAAIQSEIEGPGGRAGGERLGVVCNTGGIAERELTYLTLLQRQRAAAVVLTGGAVEDAPHAAAVAAKLRKLGEAGTQVVLCGRPPAPDAPEAIALTFDNRGGGQRLTEHLIGLGHRRMGYIAGPEERTTTRHRLEGHRAALAAHGIEDDPRWTVHGRYDRRSGYEATVELLRREPGLTAVVAANDTVALGACAALRDAGLRIPDDVSVAGFDDLPFSIDAVPALTTVRLPLSEAGARAGRVAMGREEAPPGGIATVRGELMVRGSTGVPKT, encoded by the coding sequence ATGACCGTGACCCTGGCGGACGTGGCGGCGCGGGCGCAGGTCTCGCCCGCGACCGTGTCCCGGGTGCTGAACGGGAACTATCCCGTCGCGGCGTCCACGCGCGAGCGGGTGCTGCGCGCGGTGGACGACCTGGACTACGTACTGAACGGGCCCGCCAGTTCGCTGGCCGCCGCCACCTCCGACCTGGTCGGGATCCTGGTCAACGACATCGCCGACCCGTTCTTCGGGATCATGGCGGCCGCGATCCAGTCGGAGATCGAGGGCCCCGGGGGGCGTGCGGGCGGGGAGCGGCTGGGGGTGGTGTGCAACACCGGCGGCATCGCGGAGCGCGAGCTGACGTACCTCACGCTGCTGCAGCGGCAGCGCGCCGCGGCGGTCGTACTGACCGGCGGCGCCGTAGAGGACGCGCCGCACGCGGCGGCGGTCGCGGCGAAGCTGCGCAAGCTCGGGGAGGCGGGGACCCAGGTGGTCCTGTGCGGTCGTCCGCCCGCGCCGGACGCCCCCGAGGCGATCGCGCTGACCTTCGACAACCGGGGTGGCGGGCAGCGGCTCACCGAGCATCTGATCGGGCTCGGACACCGGCGGATGGGGTACATCGCCGGGCCCGAGGAGCGGACCACGACCCGGCACCGGCTGGAGGGGCACCGGGCCGCGCTCGCCGCGCACGGGATCGAGGACGATCCGCGGTGGACCGTTCACGGGCGCTACGACCGTCGTTCCGGGTACGAGGCGACGGTCGAACTCCTGCGCAGGGAGCCGGGGCTGACGGCTGTCGTCGCCGCGAACGACACCGTCGCGCTCGGCGCGTGTGCGGCGTTGCGTGACGCGGGGCTGCGTATCCCGGACGATGTGTCGGTCGCCGGGTTCGACGATCTGCCGTTCAGCATCGACGCGGTGCCGGCGCTGACGACGGTGCGCTTGCCGTTGTCGGAGGCGGGGGCGCGGGCGGGGCGGGTCGCGATGGGCCGTGAAGAGGCTCCGCCCGGGGGGATCGCCACGGTGCGGGGGGAGTTGATGGTGCGGGGGTCCACCGGGGTCCCCAAGACCTGA
- a CDS encoding bifunctional helix-turn-helix transcriptional regulator/GNAT family N-acetyltransferase, with amino-acid sequence MTVQDIRSFNRFYTNVIGALDYGRHLYAPYTLTESRVLYELAHSPHSDAADLRAELSLDSGYLSRILSKFEQDGLIERAPSPRDPRRRRITLTQRGRETAAVLDERSRESVGALLATVPADDRPRLAEAMHTVRTLLSAHRPRPAPGARHHREDVVLREPVPGDLGWIVQRNAALYAAEYGWNTDYEGLVARIVADFAEDHDPHLERAWIAELAGRPVGCVMCARDDAPGTARLRLLLVEPDARGLGIGDRLVEAVVGFARDGGYRDLVLWTNDVLTSARHLYQRHGFSLVAEKPHRSFGADLVGQDWRLDLHGSPG; translated from the coding sequence ATGACCGTCCAGGACATCCGCTCCTTCAACCGCTTCTACACGAACGTCATCGGCGCACTCGACTACGGCCGCCACCTCTACGCCCCGTACACCCTCACCGAGTCACGCGTGCTGTACGAGCTCGCGCACTCCCCGCACTCCGACGCCGCCGACCTCCGTGCCGAACTGTCGCTGGACTCCGGATACTTGAGCCGGATCCTGAGCAAGTTCGAGCAGGACGGCCTGATCGAACGGGCACCCTCGCCGCGCGACCCGCGCCGCCGCCGGATCACACTCACCCAGCGCGGCCGGGAGACCGCTGCCGTCCTGGACGAGCGCTCACGGGAATCCGTCGGAGCCCTGCTGGCGACCGTCCCGGCCGACGACCGTCCCCGCCTCGCCGAGGCGATGCACACCGTGCGCACCCTCCTGTCCGCCCACCGCCCCCGCCCCGCCCCGGGTGCGCGCCACCACCGCGAGGACGTCGTGCTGCGCGAGCCCGTCCCCGGCGACCTCGGCTGGATCGTGCAGCGCAACGCCGCGCTGTACGCCGCCGAGTACGGCTGGAACACCGACTACGAAGGTCTGGTCGCCCGGATCGTCGCGGACTTCGCCGAGGATCACGATCCGCACCTGGAGCGGGCCTGGATCGCCGAGCTGGCCGGGCGGCCGGTGGGGTGCGTGATGTGCGCGCGGGACGACGCCCCGGGAACGGCCCGGCTGCGTCTGCTCCTCGTCGAGCCGGACGCCCGCGGCCTCGGCATCGGCGACCGGCTGGTCGAGGCGGTCGTCGGTTTCGCGCGGGACGGCGGCTACCGGGACCTCGTCCTGTGGACCAACGACGTCCTGACCTCGGCCCGCCACCTCTACCAGCGCCACGGTTTCTCCCTCGTCGCCGAGAAACCGCACCGTTCCTTCGGCGCGGATCTCGTCGGCCAGGACTGGCGACTGGATCTGCACGGCTCCCCCGGATGA
- a CDS encoding sugar phosphate isomerase/epimerase has product MKLAFSTLGVPGLPVPDVVRLAAAHGYHGVELRAHPEEPVHPGLGPAERAGVAAAFEAGGVEIMGLAGYTRVAAPGDDAHVVAEIRELLDLARDLSAPFVRVFPGASADQSAEEADSTAARRLGTAAEYAADVGVRILLETHDSHRTGADAMRILGLVGHHHVGALWDVMHTWLGGEEPPSTYAALCTYLGYVQVKDIASAEDTTPLPLGAGVLPLAECVELLSREGWDGWLCWEYEKRWYEAAAPLPELLGPGRDHLGRLLNESA; this is encoded by the coding sequence ATGAAGCTGGCCTTCTCCACGCTCGGCGTGCCCGGGCTCCCCGTCCCCGACGTCGTACGACTCGCCGCCGCGCACGGCTATCACGGCGTGGAACTGCGCGCGCACCCCGAGGAACCGGTGCACCCCGGGCTCGGGCCGGCCGAGCGGGCCGGGGTGGCCGCCGCGTTCGAGGCGGGCGGTGTCGAGATCATGGGCCTGGCCGGGTACACGCGGGTGGCGGCGCCCGGTGACGACGCCCACGTCGTCGCCGAGATCCGCGAACTGCTGGACCTGGCGCGGGACCTGTCGGCCCCGTTCGTCCGTGTCTTCCCGGGCGCGAGCGCCGACCAGAGCGCCGAGGAGGCCGACTCGACGGCGGCGCGACGGCTCGGCACGGCCGCGGAGTACGCCGCCGACGTGGGTGTACGCATCCTGCTGGAGACCCACGACTCGCACCGCACCGGCGCGGACGCGATGCGGATCCTGGGTCTGGTCGGCCATCACCACGTGGGCGCGCTGTGGGACGTCATGCACACCTGGCTCGGCGGCGAGGAGCCGCCGTCGACGTACGCGGCCCTGTGCACGTACCTCGGCTATGTGCAGGTCAAGGACATCGCGTCCGCCGAGGACACCACCCCGCTCCCGCTGGGCGCGGGTGTTCTGCCGCTCGCGGAGTGTGTGGAGCTGCTCTCCCGGGAGGGCTGGGACGGCTGGCTGTGCTGGGAGTACGAGAAGCGGTGGTACGAGGCCGCCGCGCCGCTACCGGAACTGCTGGGCCCGGGCCGGGACCATCTCGGGCGTCTGCTGAACGAGTCGGCGTAG
- the hemC gene encoding hydroxymethylbilane synthase encodes MSAPELIRIVSRDSPMALAQVERVRTELSALRPEIRTEVVPVRTTGDKWMGDLSKVEGKGAFTKEVDAALLAGEADLAVHCVKDIPADRPLPAGTMFAAFLARDDIRDALIHPAGLTLDELPQGTRIGTSSVRRVAQLAASHPHLECVPFRGNANRRLEKLAAGEADALLLAVSGLERIGRADVISETLSPETMMPPIGAGILALQCREGDTDLIETISDLGDPDTHREATAERMFLHVLQGHCNSPIAGYAKVGGGGELSLRACVFTPDGKTVLNAHEWAGRLDAATLGTSVAVALLRQGARELIDGIPH; translated from the coding sequence ATGTCGGCCCCGGAACTGATCCGTATCGTCTCCCGCGACTCCCCCATGGCCTTGGCCCAAGTGGAGCGCGTACGAACCGAGTTGAGCGCGCTCCGTCCAGAGATCCGCACCGAGGTCGTCCCGGTGAGGACCACCGGCGACAAGTGGATGGGCGACCTGTCCAAGGTCGAGGGCAAGGGCGCGTTCACCAAGGAGGTCGACGCGGCGCTGCTGGCGGGCGAGGCCGATCTCGCGGTGCACTGCGTGAAGGACATCCCCGCGGACCGCCCGCTGCCCGCGGGAACGATGTTCGCCGCCTTCCTGGCCCGGGACGACATCCGCGACGCGCTGATCCACCCCGCCGGGCTCACCCTCGACGAGCTGCCGCAGGGCACCCGGATCGGCACCTCCTCGGTGCGGCGCGTCGCCCAGCTGGCCGCCTCGCACCCGCACCTGGAGTGTGTGCCGTTCCGGGGCAACGCCAACCGCCGGCTGGAGAAGCTGGCGGCGGGTGAGGCGGACGCACTGCTGCTCGCGGTGTCCGGGCTCGAACGCATCGGCCGCGCGGACGTGATCAGCGAGACCCTGTCGCCCGAGACGATGATGCCGCCGATCGGCGCGGGCATCCTGGCCCTCCAGTGCCGCGAGGGCGACACGGACCTGATCGAGACGATCAGCGACCTCGGCGACCCGGACACGCACCGCGAGGCCACCGCCGAGCGCATGTTCCTGCACGTGCTGCAGGGCCACTGCAACTCGCCGATCGCGGGCTACGCGAAGGTCGGCGGCGGCGGCGAACTGTCGCTGCGCGCCTGCGTGTTCACTCCGGACGGCAAGACGGTCCTGAACGCGCACGAGTGGGCGGGCCGTCTCGACGCCGCGACCCTCGGCACCTCGGTCGCCGTCGCCCTGCTGCGCCAGGGCGCCCGCGAACTGATCGACGGCATCCCGCACTGA
- a CDS encoding EamA family transporter, protein MRPAHICLAVLVAAVWGVNFTIVEVGLGHFPPLLFSALRFLVAALPAVFFVGRPKVAWKWIVSVGLVLGVAKFGLLFIGMDAGMPAGLSSLVLQIQAVFTALIAYVVLGERPTGVRLTGMAVALCGVGLAAVDEGTGGPLGAFALVIAAAACWGVSNVLTRRASPPDSLNFMVWVSTVPVLPLLGLSLLTEGPARDLDALRALDWRGAGIVVYVAWITTVLGFGAWGWLLHRHPASTVAPFSLLVPVFGMSSAALFLGESVGPLRWGAAALLVGGVALTSLAPSWTARAPVRPPDGPARDRIGEQA, encoded by the coding sequence ATGCGACCCGCCCACATCTGTCTCGCCGTCCTCGTCGCCGCCGTCTGGGGTGTGAACTTCACGATCGTCGAGGTCGGCCTCGGCCACTTCCCGCCCCTGCTCTTCTCGGCACTGCGCTTCCTGGTGGCCGCCCTGCCCGCGGTGTTCTTCGTGGGGCGGCCCAAGGTCGCGTGGAAGTGGATCGTGTCGGTCGGACTGGTCCTGGGCGTCGCCAAGTTCGGACTGCTCTTCATCGGCATGGACGCCGGGATGCCGGCCGGCCTGTCGTCCCTCGTCCTCCAGATCCAGGCCGTCTTCACGGCCCTGATCGCCTACGTCGTCCTGGGTGAACGGCCCACCGGTGTACGGCTCACGGGTATGGCGGTGGCCCTGTGCGGGGTGGGCCTGGCCGCCGTGGACGAGGGCACCGGCGGCCCGCTCGGCGCCTTCGCGCTGGTGATCGCGGCGGCGGCCTGCTGGGGCGTGTCCAACGTCCTCACCCGCAGGGCGTCCCCGCCCGACTCCCTCAACTTCATGGTTTGGGTGAGCACCGTCCCCGTACTGCCGCTGCTGGGCCTCTCGCTGCTGACGGAGGGCCCGGCCCGAGACCTCGACGCGCTGCGCGCCCTCGACTGGCGGGGCGCCGGAATCGTGGTCTACGTCGCCTGGATCACGACCGTCCTCGGCTTCGGGGCATGGGGGTGGCTGCTGCACCGCCACCCCGCGTCCACCGTCGCGCCCTTCTCCCTGCTGGTCCCGGTCTTCGGCATGTCGTCCGCGGCCCTGTTCCTGGGCGAGTCGGTCGGCCCCCTGCGCTGGGGAGCGGCGGCGCTGCTGGTGGGAGGGGTGGCCCTGACCTCCCTGGCACCCTCATGGACGGCCCGCGCGCCGGTCCGTCCGCCGGACGGACCGGCGCGGGACCGGATCGGGGAGCAGGCGTGA
- a CDS encoding LysR family transcriptional regulator, whose product MLDLQRLRALHAVSVHGTVGAAAAALGYTPSAVSQQIAKLERETRTVLLERRGRGVRLTEQALQLASTAQQLMAIVERAETELEERRGVPAGRLDLAAFASAARGLLPAVLADLAVRHPALDARLTEIDPHLSVDLVAKGAVDVAVTHDWDIAPLPAPPGVEQAVIGDDLCDLLVPAGHPFAGRASVRREELAGERWICQPPGRVCHDWLVRTLRAAGCEPDIVHQADENPTLVALVAAGLGVALLPRLGRGALPDGVVEVPLDPMPVRRLYAVWRTGAARRPAIAETVRTLRSHWSSASRHDAP is encoded by the coding sequence GTGCTCGATCTCCAGCGTCTGCGCGCCCTGCACGCCGTCTCCGTGCACGGCACGGTCGGCGCCGCCGCGGCCGCGCTCGGGTACACGCCCTCCGCCGTGTCCCAGCAGATCGCCAAACTGGAGCGGGAGACCAGGACCGTACTTCTCGAACGGCGCGGACGCGGTGTGCGGCTCACCGAGCAGGCCCTCCAACTAGCCTCCACCGCACAGCAGTTGATGGCCATCGTGGAGCGGGCCGAGACCGAGCTCGAGGAGCGGCGCGGGGTGCCCGCGGGCCGGCTGGACCTCGCCGCGTTCGCCAGTGCGGCACGCGGGCTGCTGCCCGCCGTACTGGCCGACCTGGCCGTCCGGCATCCGGCCCTCGACGCCCGGCTCACCGAGATCGACCCCCATCTCTCCGTGGACCTGGTCGCCAAGGGCGCCGTCGACGTGGCCGTCACGCACGACTGGGACATCGCGCCGCTCCCCGCTCCGCCGGGCGTGGAGCAGGCGGTGATCGGGGACGACCTGTGCGACCTCCTCGTGCCCGCCGGGCATCCCTTCGCCGGGCGGGCGTCCGTGCGGCGGGAGGAGCTGGCCGGCGAACGGTGGATCTGCCAGCCGCCCGGCCGGGTGTGCCACGACTGGCTGGTGCGCACCCTGCGCGCGGCGGGCTGCGAGCCGGACATCGTCCACCAGGCGGACGAGAACCCGACCCTCGTCGCCCTGGTCGCGGCCGGGCTCGGGGTCGCGCTCCTCCCCCGGCTCGGGCGTGGCGCGCTTCCCGACGGGGTGGTGGAGGTGCCGCTGGACCCGATGCCCGTACGGCGGCTGTACGCGGTGTGGCGCACCGGCGCGGCACGGCGTCCTGCCATCGCGGAGACGGTTCGCACCCTTCGGTCCCACTGGTCCTCGGCGTCCCGGCACGACGCGCCGTGA
- a CDS encoding glycoside hydrolase family 3 protein produces the protein MRDSSTGSTAPPSRRTVLAATAATTAALALGTVPARAAGGHHDETSLRALISRMTLEEKVGQLFVMRVYGHSATAPDQADIDANLAELGVRTAAELIARYRVGGIIYFTWAHNTRDPHQIAALSNGIQQVSLAQPRGLPVLISTDQEHGIVARVGKPATLFPGAMALGAGRSREDARTVGRLSGTELRALGIRQDYSPVADVNVNPANPVIGVRSFGADPDAVAELVTAEVQGYRSAGVAATSKHFPGHGDTAVDSHFGFPVITHSRELWSGLDAVPFRAAIRAGIDSIMTAHIMVPALDPAGDPATLSHPILTGILREELGYDGVVVTDSLGMEGVRTKYGDDRVPVLALKAGVDQLLNPPSIDVAWHAVLDAVRGGELTEARLDESLLRVLRLKARLGLLENPYVGDGGVDRAVGTAAHLRAADRIAERTTTLLVNQRGLLPLSRRAHRNVLVVGADPASPSGTDGPPTTVLATALTALGFTATALSTGTAPTEAAIGRAVAAASGMDAVIVGTYNVTAASSQRTLVERLVATGVPVVVIAIRNPYDVAHLPSADAHLAAYSWTDVELRAAARVIAGRAKPRGRLPVAVQRADDPAQVLYPIGYGMTY, from the coding sequence GTGCGCGACTCCAGCACGGGAAGCACCGCACCACCGTCCAGACGTACGGTTCTCGCCGCCACCGCCGCGACCACCGCCGCTCTCGCCCTGGGCACGGTCCCCGCCCGGGCCGCCGGGGGCCATCATGACGAAACGTCACTCCGCGCCCTGATCTCCCGCATGACGCTGGAGGAGAAGGTCGGCCAGCTCTTCGTGATGCGCGTGTACGGCCACTCGGCCACCGCCCCCGACCAGGCCGACATCGATGCCAACCTCGCCGAACTCGGCGTCAGAACGGCGGCGGAACTGATCGCCCGCTACCGCGTCGGCGGCATCATCTACTTCACCTGGGCCCACAACACCCGCGACCCGCACCAGATCGCGGCTCTGTCCAACGGCATCCAGCAGGTCTCCCTGGCCCAGCCGCGGGGCCTGCCCGTGCTGATCTCCACGGACCAGGAGCACGGCATAGTGGCCCGGGTCGGCAAGCCCGCGACGCTCTTCCCGGGCGCGATGGCGCTGGGCGCGGGCCGTTCACGCGAGGACGCCCGCACGGTGGGGCGGCTCAGCGGGACCGAACTGCGCGCGCTCGGCATCCGGCAGGACTACTCCCCGGTCGCCGACGTGAACGTCAACCCGGCCAACCCGGTCATCGGCGTGCGCTCCTTCGGCGCCGACCCGGACGCGGTGGCCGAGCTGGTGACGGCCGAGGTGCAGGGATACCGCAGCGCGGGCGTGGCCGCCACGTCCAAGCACTTCCCGGGGCACGGCGACACCGCCGTGGACAGCCACTTCGGCTTCCCGGTCATCACGCACAGCCGTGAGCTGTGGTCGGGTCTCGACGCCGTGCCCTTCCGCGCCGCGATCCGGGCCGGCATCGACTCGATCATGACCGCCCACATCATGGTCCCGGCGCTCGACCCGGCCGGCGACCCCGCCACGCTCTCCCACCCGATCCTCACCGGCATCCTGCGCGAGGAACTCGGCTACGACGGTGTCGTGGTGACGGACTCGCTCGGCATGGAGGGCGTGCGCACGAAGTACGGTGACGACCGCGTCCCCGTACTGGCCCTGAAGGCCGGCGTCGACCAGCTCCTCAACCCGCCGTCCATCGACGTCGCCTGGCACGCCGTGCTCGACGCGGTGCGCGGCGGCGAGCTGACCGAGGCGCGCCTCGACGAGTCGCTCCTGCGCGTCCTGCGCCTCAAGGCGAGACTCGGGCTGCTGGAGAACCCGTACGTCGGCGACGGCGGGGTCGACCGCGCGGTCGGCACCGCGGCCCACCTCAGGGCGGCCGACCGGATCGCCGAACGCACGACGACCCTGCTGGTCAACCAGCGCGGCCTGCTGCCGCTCTCCCGCCGTGCGCACAGGAACGTGCTCGTCGTGGGCGCCGACCCCGCCTCGCCCTCCGGCACCGACGGCCCGCCCACCACCGTCCTCGCGACCGCCCTGACCGCGCTGGGCTTCACGGCGACGGCGCTGTCCACGGGGACGGCGCCGACCGAGGCGGCCATCGGCCGGGCGGTCGCGGCCGCCTCAGGGATGGACGCCGTCATCGTCGGGACGTACAACGTCACGGCGGCGAGTTCCCAGCGGACGCTCGTCGAGCGGCTGGTCGCCACCGGCGTCCCGGTCGTCGTGATCGCCATCCGCAATCCGTACGACGTGGCGCATCTTCCGTCTGCCGACGCCCACTTGGCGGCGTACTCCTGGACGGACGTCGAACTGCGGGCCGCCGCACGGGTGATCGCCGGCCGGGCGAAGCCGCGGGGCAGGCTTCCGGTCGCGGTGCAACGGGCGGACGACCCTGCTCAGGTGCTGTATCCGATCGGGTACGGAATGACGTATTAG
- a CDS encoding S28 family serine protease translates to MRKALRWLLALTVLIGTLSTAGAATAAEPEATTGTTGTTGTTTGDIKDRLLAIPGMSLIEEKPYTGYRFFVLDYTQPIDHRHPSRGTFQQRITVLHKDTARPTVFYTGGYNVSTTPSRREPTQIVDGNQVSMEYRFFTPSRPQPADWSKLDIWQAASDQHRIFEALKPVYTQRWISTGGSKGGMTATYYERFYPRDMDGVVAYVAPNDVVNDEDSAYDRFFRNVGTKECRDKLNAVQREALVRREPLEKKYAQYAADNGYTFTTIGSLDKAYEAVVLDYVWGFWQYSLLADCATIPADAPHATDDAIWDSVDTISGFSAYTDQGLETYTPYYYQAGTQLGAPTIHFPSIEKKLIRYGYQPPRNFVPRSIPMTFQRSAMRDVDTWVAHHAHHMLYVYGQNDPWGAERFRLGRGARDAYVFTAPGLNHGANVAGLVPDEKALATARILQWAGVASAAVQADPSAARPLAGFDARLDRRDIEREPALRP, encoded by the coding sequence ATGCGCAAGGCGCTCAGATGGCTGCTGGCGCTCACGGTGCTCATAGGCACGCTGAGCACGGCCGGGGCGGCCACCGCGGCCGAGCCGGAGGCCACCACCGGCACGACCGGCACGACCGGCACGACCACCGGGGACATCAAGGACCGTCTTCTCGCGATACCGGGCATGAGCCTGATCGAGGAGAAGCCGTACACCGGCTACCGCTTCTTCGTCCTCGACTACACCCAGCCGATCGACCACCGGCACCCGTCCAGGGGGACGTTCCAGCAGCGCATCACGGTGCTGCACAAGGACACCGCCCGCCCGACGGTCTTCTACACCGGCGGCTACAACGTCTCCACGACCCCGAGCCGCCGCGAGCCGACCCAGATCGTGGACGGCAACCAGGTCTCGATGGAGTACCGCTTCTTCACCCCGTCCCGCCCCCAGCCGGCCGACTGGTCCAAGCTCGACATCTGGCAGGCGGCCAGCGACCAGCACCGCATCTTCGAGGCCCTCAAGCCCGTCTACACCCAGAGGTGGATCTCGACGGGCGGCTCCAAGGGCGGTATGACCGCCACGTACTACGAGCGCTTCTACCCGCGCGACATGGACGGCGTGGTCGCCTACGTCGCCCCCAACGACGTGGTGAACGACGAGGACTCCGCGTACGACCGCTTCTTCAGGAACGTCGGCACCAAGGAGTGCCGCGACAAGCTGAACGCGGTGCAGCGCGAGGCGCTGGTGCGCCGCGAGCCGCTGGAGAAGAAGTACGCGCAGTACGCGGCCGACAACGGCTACACCTTCACCACGATCGGCAGCCTGGACAAGGCCTACGAGGCGGTCGTCCTCGACTACGTGTGGGGCTTCTGGCAGTACAGCCTGCTCGCCGACTGCGCGACGATCCCGGCCGACGCGCCGCACGCCACGGACGACGCGATCTGGGACTCCGTCGACACCATCTCCGGCTTCTCGGCCTACACAGACCAGGGCCTGGAGACGTACACGCCGTACTACTACCAGGCGGGCACCCAGCTCGGCGCGCCCACGATCCACTTCCCCTCCATCGAGAAGAAGCTGATCCGCTACGGCTACCAGCCGCCGCGGAACTTCGTGCCGCGCTCCATCCCGATGACCTTCCAGCGGTCGGCGATGCGGGACGTGGACACATGGGTCGCGCACCACGCCCACCACATGCTGTATGTCTACGGCCAGAACGACCCGTGGGGCGCGGAGCGCTTCCGCCTCGGCAGGGGCGCCCGTGACGCGTACGTCTTCACCGCCCCCGGCCTCAACCACGGTGCCAACGTCGCCGGTCTCGTCCCCGACGAGAAGGCGCTCGCGACGGCCCGCATCCTGCAATGGGCCGGTGTCGCCTCCGCGGCCGTCCAGGCCGACCCGTCGGCGGCCCGGCCGCTGGCCGGATTCGACGCGAGGCTCGACCGGCGCGACATCGAGCGCGAGCCCGCGCTGCGCCCGTAA